In one window of Litorilinea aerophila DNA:
- a CDS encoding PIG-L deacetylase family protein has product MAESALGKPDWSNVQRALVIMAHPDDPDFTCAGTVIQMARQGIEVTYMILTNGDKGNHNPEITRNQLIAMRKIEQRNAAQLCGVKQVLFMGEEDGFLRPTRSIRKRVTREIRRIRPELIICPHPDRYLVGEGYINHPDHRNAGLVALEAIFPAADNPMFYPDMADEGYLPHKISQLYVVGHEQPNVEIDITDDINQKIQAILCHTSQIANPEEAPQRWRERWGETQPDGSVRYFERFRVMRFDR; this is encoded by the coding sequence ATGGCTGAAAGTGCGTTGGGAAAGCCAGACTGGTCCAATGTGCAGCGGGCGCTGGTGATCATGGCCCACCCCGACGACCCCGACTTCACCTGTGCTGGCACGGTGATCCAGATGGCCCGCCAGGGCATCGAGGTCACCTACATGATTCTGACCAACGGCGACAAAGGCAACCATAACCCGGAGATCACCCGGAACCAGCTCATCGCCATGCGCAAGATCGAGCAGCGCAACGCGGCCCAGCTCTGTGGCGTCAAACAGGTGCTCTTCATGGGGGAAGAGGACGGCTTTCTGCGCCCCACCCGCTCCATCCGCAAACGGGTCACCCGGGAGATCCGGCGGATTCGCCCCGAGCTGATCATCTGTCCCCACCCGGATCGCTACCTGGTGGGCGAAGGGTACATCAACCACCCGGATCACCGCAACGCGGGCCTGGTGGCGCTGGAGGCCATCTTCCCGGCAGCCGACAACCCCATGTTCTACCCGGATATGGCCGACGAAGGCTACCTGCCCCACAAGATCAGCCAGCTCTATGTGGTGGGCCACGAACAGCCCAACGTGGAAATCGACATCACCGACGACATCAACCAGAAGATCCAGGCCATCCTGTGCCATACCAGCCAGATCGCCAATCCAGAGGAGGCGCCCCAGCGCTGGCGAGAACGGTGGGGCGAAACCCAGCCCGATGGTTCGGTGCGCTACTTCGAGCGTTTTCGGGTCATGCGTTTTGACCGTTGA
- a CDS encoding ABC transporter substrate-binding protein yields the protein MFHKRTWLFALLIITALLLAACPAAQPAAQTGGESAAEAPAQEAAAPAQEGAGEATAEVDWENVDPSGQTVTFWYQHTQEREEALQQIIADFNETNEWGITVVGEYQGGYGDIFNKMLNVLNTSEAPNLVVAYQNQAATYQLANGLIDMNPLVNSPKWGLSEEEQADFFPGFFNSDIFPSFGNQRLGFPPNRSMEVMYYNLDWLQELGFDGPPQTPEEFKEAACRAVEQPFSKGVGDAPSMGYQLSVDASRFASWTFAFGGDIFDYENNRFTYDSEAAQAAMTFLQGLFNEGCATLVAEQYGDQTDFGNGRLLFTVGSSSGLPFYRSVVDEGAQFNWSVGPLPHTTPDPVMNIYGASVSIPRTTHEQELAAWLFVKYYTSPEVQATWAKASNYFPVRQSVAESMADYFEAEPAYKAAFDLLPYGVSEPPVPGYDFVRDMIEQKMAAIMDGADVAATLAEANEEANAILAEQMEGLQQ from the coding sequence ATGTTCCACAAACGAACCTGGCTCTTTGCCCTGCTCATCATCACCGCGCTCCTTCTGGCCGCCTGCCCGGCTGCCCAGCCGGCTGCCCAGACAGGCGGCGAAAGCGCGGCCGAAGCTCCGGCCCAGGAGGCCGCAGCGCCAGCCCAGGAGGGGGCCGGCGAGGCGACCGCCGAGGTGGATTGGGAGAACGTGGATCCCAGCGGCCAGACGGTCACCTTCTGGTACCAACACACCCAGGAACGGGAAGAGGCCCTGCAGCAGATCATCGCCGACTTCAACGAGACCAACGAGTGGGGTATCACCGTGGTGGGTGAGTACCAGGGCGGCTACGGCGATATCTTCAACAAGATGCTGAATGTCTTGAACACCAGCGAAGCGCCCAACCTGGTGGTGGCCTACCAGAACCAGGCAGCGACCTACCAGCTGGCCAACGGCCTCATCGACATGAATCCGCTGGTCAACAGCCCGAAGTGGGGGCTGAGTGAAGAGGAGCAGGCGGACTTCTTCCCCGGCTTCTTCAATTCCGACATCTTCCCCAGCTTCGGCAACCAGCGCCTGGGCTTCCCACCCAACCGCTCCATGGAAGTGATGTACTACAACCTGGACTGGCTACAGGAACTGGGCTTTGACGGTCCGCCCCAGACTCCTGAGGAGTTCAAGGAAGCCGCCTGCCGTGCCGTGGAACAGCCCTTCAGCAAGGGCGTGGGGGATGCTCCCAGCATGGGCTATCAGCTCAGCGTGGATGCTTCCCGCTTTGCCAGCTGGACCTTTGCCTTCGGCGGCGACATCTTCGACTATGAGAACAACCGCTTCACCTACGACAGCGAGGCGGCCCAGGCGGCCATGACCTTCCTCCAGGGCCTCTTCAACGAGGGCTGCGCCACCCTGGTAGCCGAGCAGTACGGCGACCAGACGGACTTCGGCAACGGCCGCCTGCTCTTCACCGTGGGCTCCAGCTCCGGCCTGCCCTTCTACCGCAGCGTGGTGGACGAGGGCGCCCAGTTCAACTGGAGCGTCGGCCCCCTGCCCCACACCACCCCGGACCCGGTCATGAACATCTACGGCGCCAGCGTCAGCATCCCCCGCACCACCCATGAGCAGGAGCTGGCAGCCTGGCTCTTTGTGAAGTACTACACCAGCCCCGAGGTCCAGGCCACCTGGGCCAAGGCCAGCAACTACTTCCCCGTGCGCCAGAGCGTGGCCGAGTCCATGGCCGACTACTTCGAAGCGGAGCCGGCCTACAAGGCAGCCTTCGACCTGCTGCCCTACGGCGTCTCGGAGCCGCCGGTGCCCGGCTATGACTTCGTGCGCGACATGATCGAGCAAAAGATGGCTGCCATCATGGACGGCGCCGATGTGGCTGCCACCCTGGCCGAGGCCAACGAAGAGGCCAACGCCATCCTGGCCGAACAGATGGAAGGCCTGCAGCAGTAG